In Centroberyx gerrardi isolate f3 chromosome 11, fCenGer3.hap1.cur.20231027, whole genome shotgun sequence, the following are encoded in one genomic region:
- the sumf2 gene encoding inactive C-alpha-formylglycine-generating enzyme 2 — MYVKAALWMSAVSLIALAAAAEEEMVKVPGGKMTMGTNSADGRDGESPTKEVKVGPFRIDTYPVTNADFRDFVRAQKYKTEAETFGWSFVFQDFVSEELKSKVTERIESAPWWLPIERVFWRQPAGPGSGIRERLDFPVVQVSWSDAQAFCSWKGKRLPTEEEWEWAARGGLQGRTYPWGNKFQANRTNLWQGLFPDGDTAEDGYHGVSPVTAFPPQNSYGLYDMMGNAWEWTATPFPGANKMYVLRGASWIDTVDGSANHKARLTTRMGNTPDSASDNLGFRCAASDGQKQGKKKEKTEL, encoded by the exons ATGTATGTCAAAGCCGCTTTGTGGATGTCTGCTGTGTCTCTAATAGCACTAGCGGCAG CAGCTGAAGAGGAGATGGTGAAGGTACCAGGAGGAAAGATGACCATGGGAACAAACTCAGCAGATGGCAGAGATGGAGAATCCCCGACCAAGGAAGTGAAAGTTGGACCCTTCAGAATAGACACATACCCTGTCACAAATGCTGATTTTAG AGACTTTGTGAGAGCGCAGAAGTACAAAACTGAAGCCGAGACGTTTGGCTGGAGTTTTGTGTTTCAGGATTTTGTGTCAGAAGAGCTGAAGAGCAAAGTTACCGAGAGGATAGAG TCTGCTCCTTGGTGGCTGCCTATAGAAAGGGTGTTTTGGAGACAG CCAGCAGGACCCGGTTCAGGCATTCGGGAGCGCCTTGACTTCCCAGTGGTTCAAGTGAGTTGGAGTGACGCCCAGGCCTTTTGCAGCTGGAAGGGGAAGAGGCTGCCGACGGAAGAGGAGTGGGAGTGGGCGGCACGCGGGGGGCTGCAGG GCAGGACGTATCCCTGGGGAAACAAGTTCCAGGCGAACCGAACCAACCTGTGGCAG GGATTGTTTCCAGATGGAGACACTGCAGAAGATGGCTACCATGGCGTCTCCCCTGTCACAGCCTTTCCTCCTCAGAACAGTTATG GACTGTACGACATGATGGGAAACGCATGGGAATGGACAGCCACACCGTTTCCTGGAGCGAATAAAATGTACGTGCTGCGCGGTGCGTCTTGGATCGACACTGTAGACGGATCGGCCAATCACAAGGCACGACTCACTACCAG GATGGGTAACACTCCTGACTCCGCCTCCGATAACCTGGGATTCAGGTGCGCTGCCAGCGATGGACAGAAAcaagggaagaaaaaagagaaaacagaactGTAG
- the bicdl2l gene encoding bicaudal-D-related protein 2-like yields MEYSLPFSVLNERLRPRVSAMEQLCSSLHTLEERQPGSLRSSSSTVRCTILSRQPEPKDPVITTKPEEPEEEAEQEDLVSDGLEEGADLLISQCPIPSLNLTDMTSVGEEELDQESSSPSQTEESDGPNDLTTAGSGEGPEPAARDGEGGSPSRRSYIDGTLPDLIRSGRPLSRRRTLGPVSDTLKEVRREVELSRRRSLKLKAQVDRLQESRDGPGWSQHRERVTEEVLSILRLLHPLTEPESGPAEPSAGENRLDAALSQLQSAARKLAISHTKQEFKSGVTKGNGEEDSAILQQALRDRDEAMEKKKAMEAELLRSKTEMMLLNNQLLEAVQKRLELSLELEAWKEDVQLILHQQLLSQQQAEQAQRKPSRLGLLRRNKQPLSQRPTSFPLPAPATPSTNTNQIFISRPSLSNTTTPRSAPALAPAPSPAPSPSPPAPAAPHRNWRDRLRRGKNSRQGDQEAVGQEGKDEDGFQVVSLD; encoded by the exons ATGGAATACTCTCTGCCTTTCTCGGTCCTGAATGAGAGGCTGAGACCTCGGGTCAGTGCTATGGAGcagctctgctcctctctccacacGCTGGAGGAAAGACAGCCAGGCTCACTGAGGAGCAGCTCTTCAACTGTCAGATGTACAATTCTGTCTAGACAACCAGAACCAAAGGATCCTGTGATCACTACAAAGCCAGAAGaaccagaagaagaggcagagcaGGAGGATTTGGTCTCTGATGGGTTAGAGGAAGGTGCTGATCTGCTTATCAGCCAGTGTCCGATCCCTTCTCTGAACTTAACAGATATGACATCTGTGGGTGAGGAGGAGCTGGATCAGGAGAGCAGCAGCCCCTCTCAGACCGAGGAGAGCGACGGTCCGAACGATCTGACCACAGCGGGGAGCGGAGAGGGTCCAGAGCCAGCAGCGCGGGACGGTGAAGGTGGGAGTCCGTCCAGGAGGAGCTACATAGACGGGACCTTACCGGACCTGATCAGGAGTGGCAGACCGCTCAGCAGACGCAGAACACTGGGACCCGTCTCAGATACA ctaaagGAGGTGCGCAGAGAAGTGGAGCTGTCTCGGAGGCGCAGTCTCAAGCTTAAGGCCCAGGTGGACAGACTACAGGAGAGCAGAGATGGACCAGGATGGAgtcaacacagagagagg GTGACAGAGGAAGTTCTGTCAATTCTGAGGCTGCTGCACCCGCTGACAGAGCCGGAGTCCGGTCCAGCTGAACCCTCTGCTGGTGAAAACCGCCTGGACGCCGCGCTCAGCCAGCTGCAGAGTGCGGCCCGCAAGCTGGCCATCAGCCACACCAAACAG GAGTTCAAATCTGGAGTGACAAAAGGAAACGGAGAGGAGGACAGTGCTATTCTACAGCAGGCGCTACGGGACAGAGATGAAGCCATGGAGAA AAAAAAGGCGATGGAGGCCGAACTCCTGCGCAGTAAGACGGAGATGATGTTGCTGAACAACCAGCTGCTGGAGGCCGTGCAGAAACGTCTGGAGCTGTCGCTGGAGCTGGAGGCCTGGAAG GAGGATGTTCAGCTGATCCTCCACCAGCAGCTCCTGAGTCAGCAGCAGGCGGAACAAGCCCAGAGGAAGCCGTCCCGTCTGGGTCTGCTGAGGAGAAACAAGCAGCCCCTCAGCCAGAGACCgacctccttccccctccctgcTCCTGCTACTCCCTCAACCAACACAAACCAAATCTTCATCTCCAGACCTTCCCTTTCCAACACTACGACTCCCAGATCCGCCCCGGCTCTGGCTCCAGCTCCTTCTCCGGCTCCGTCCCCCAGCCCTCCTGCTCCTGCCGCCCCCCATCGCAACTGGAGGGACCGGCTGAGGAGGGGCAAGAACAGTCGTCAAGGAGACCAGGAAGCAGTGGGGCAAGAGGGCAAGGATGAGGACGGCTTCCAGGTCGTATCACTCGACTGA
- the abhd11 gene encoding sn-1-specific diacylglycerol lipase ABHD11: MSALCRVIQRGLLTGRPSCRFVTGQQDVCGVPAMVRASSSSSPVNLTYDVFDGKGESTPLVFLHGLFGSKSNFHSIAKSLVQRTGRKVLTIDARNHGNSTHSPVLTYEAMTSDLKHLLAQLHIEKCVLIGHSMGGKVAMTTALTQPSLVERLVVVDISPAQTTTRTNFRYYIQAMQEMKVSSDLPRSTARRMAEDQLRKLVKEHSVRQFLLTNLVEQNGHYAWRVNLEAISAHLDDIMSFPSFDTTYEGPTLFLGGASSAYISSEDYPEIQRLFPTADIQYIPDASHWIHADKPLDFISSIISFLQS; encoded by the exons ATGAGTGCTTTGTGTCGCGTAATCCAGAGAGGACTGCTAACCGGGCGGCCGTCGTGTCGTTTTGTAACCGGACAGCAGGATGTGTGCGGCGTGCCTGCGATGGTGCGGGCATCCAGCTCATCCAG CCCAGTCAACTTGACCTATGATGTCTTCGATGGGAAGGGAGAGAGCACTCCACTGGTGTTCCTGCATGGCCTTTTTGGCAGCAAGTCCAACTTCCACTCAATAGCCAAGTCCCTGGTGCAGCGCACAGGCCGGAAG GTGCTGACCATAGATGCTcgtaaccatggcaacagcacGCACAGCCCCGTGCTGACCTATGAGGCAATGACCAGTGATTTGAAACACCTCCTCGCACAGCTGCACATTGAGAAGTGCGTCCTGATTGGGCACAGCATGGGAGGGAAAGTCGCCATGACGACTGCCCTTACGCAG CCCAGTTTAGTGGAGAGGCTGGTGGTAGTGGACATCAGTCCGGCACAGACCACCACCCGCACCAACTTCCGCTACTACATCCAGGCCATGCAGGAGATGAAGGTCTCCAGTGACCTGCCGCGCTCCACCGCCAGACGAATGGCTGAGGACCAGCTGCGCAAGTTGGTCAAG GAGCACTCAGTGCGTCAGTTCCTGCTGACCAACCTGGTGGAGCAGAACGGCCACTATGCCTGGAGAGTCAACTTGGAAGCCATCTCGGCGCACCTCGATGACATCATGAGCTTCCCCAGCTTCGACACAACCTACGAGGGACCCACACTGTTCTTGGGTGGAGCCAGTTCTGCTTACATCAG CTCCGAGGATTACCCAGAGATCCAGAGGTTGTTCCCTACCGCTGACATCCAGTACATCCCGGACGCGAGCCATTGGATCCATGCAGATAAACCCTTAGATTTCATCAGCTCCATCATATCCTTCCTCCAGTCCTAG